The window CATAAAACTCAATAAGCTGATCTTATATAATGTTGGACTACTAGCTGATCATCCAACAATAGGAAGAAAAACAGATATTGAAAAGGTAAGAGTAAAAATAGTGAGAGATTATCTCATATTTTACGAGTTCTCAAGTTCTGAACTGACTATCCTTTCTATTTGGGATGGAAGAAGAGAAAATAAAAAGTGAGAAACTCTTAATTCAGCTCATTTCATGATAATAAAAAACCATTGAAAAAAAATCAATGGTTTTTTATTGAAAATAGGGTAAATCTTATTGTTTCTCAATCAGATCCAGGAACTGCTGTTCATCCAGAATATGGATTGTTCCGATATCCTGAGCTTTTTTCAGCTTGCTTCCTGCTTTTTCACCTACCACAAGATAGTTGAGGTTTTTCGAAACGGCAGAAATGTTTTTCCCGCCATGTTTTTCCACCATTTCCTCGGCAGACTCTCTGGTGAATAATGATAATTTTCCGGTAAAAAGGAAAGTTTTGCCTTCCAGAACGTTGGATAAAACTTCATTCGTGCTTTCTCCTTTTTCAAGCTGTACACCGTATGATTTTAAACGCTCTATCATCAGTACGTTTTCTGAATTCTGGAAAAACTCAACAATACTTACCGCAATCTTAGCCCCGATATCTTCTACCTGGCAAAGCTCCTCAACCGTAGCATTTTTTAGTTCTTCAATGGTTGGAAAGTTTTTGACCAGTTTCTTAGCAACCGTTTCTCCCACATGCTTAATTCCGATGCCGTACAAGACTTTTTCAAAAGGAACTTCTTTGGATTTCTCGATCCCTGTGATGATATTCTGAGCTGACTTTTCAGCCATTCTTTCCAATGGAAGAAGCTGTTCTTTTGTTAAAACGTAAAAGTCAGCAGGATTTTCAATCAGTCTCTCTCTGTACAGCTGTTCAATGGTTTCACTTCCGAGATTATCAATATTCAACGCTTTTCGGGAAACATAATGAATCATTCTTCCTACCACCTGTGGCGGGCAGTGAAGCTCGTTCGGACAGAAATGAATGGCCTGATCTTCAATTTTTACCAGTTCAGTACCACATTCCGGACAGTTTCTGATGTATTCAATTTCTTTGCTTTCTTCTGTTCTTTTATCTGTGTTTACCCCTACAATTTTAGGAATAATTTCACCTCCTTTTTCTACATAGACAAAGTCATTCTCATGAAGATCAAGCTTTTTGATAATATCTTCGTTATGTAAGGAGGCTCGTTTTACAATTGTTCCGGCCAGTAAAACAGGCTTAAGGTTTGCAACCGGAGTAATAGCCCCTGTTCTTCCCACCTGATAAGAAACGCTCTGGAGCTCTGTTTCTACCTTTTCTGCTTTAAATTTATAAGCCATTGCCCAACGTGGAGATTTGGCTGTATAACCAAGCTGTCTCTGCTGCTGTAATGAATTCACTTTTAAAACAATACCGTCAATTTCAAAAGGAAGGTTATGACGTTCTGTATCCCAGAACGTGATAAATTCCTGTACTTCAGCCATTGTTTTGCATAATTTGGCCTGCTGTGATGTCTTGAAGCCCCAGCTCTTGGCCTTCTGAAGCAATTCCCAGTGCGTTTCTGCAGGCACTTCATCCGAGATAAACTGGTACAGTACAGAAGACAGTCCGCGCTTTCTCACCTCAGCACTGTCCTGCATTTTCAAACTTCCGCTGGCTGTATTTCTTGGATTCATGAAGGGATCAAGACCTTCTTCCTCACGCAGTACATTAAGTTTATCAAAGTTTTTTCGGGTCAGATAAATTTCTCCACGCATGAAAAAATGGTTTGGGAAATCGCCCTTTAAAGTCAAAGGAATATCTGAAATGGTACGTACGTTCGGAGTAATCTCATCGCCCTGAAAACCGTCACCACGGGTAACTGCCTGAGCCAGCTTTCCGTTTTCATAAAGAATAGAAATAGAAGCACCGTCATATTTCAGTTCAGCAACAAATTCTACCGGATCATCAATGGTTTTGATGATTCTTTTTTCCCAGTCTTCCAGATCGTCAAAATCATAAGAATTGTCAAGAGAATACATTCTGAATTTATGCTGAATAGTAGGGAAAACCTTAGTAACACCACCGCCTACACGTACTGTAGGAGAATTTTCATCATAAAATTCCGGGTATTGGGCTTCCAGATTCTGGAGCTCTTCCAGAAGCATATCGAATTCGAAATCCGAGATGGTAGGAGTATCCAGTAGGTAATAGTTTTCGTTATGCTGGTGAAGCTCTTTGCGGAGCTGTTCTATCTTTTGTTGAATGTTTTCAGACATTGGGTTTCTATCTTTTGAGCAAAAATAACTAAAGTAATCGCATTTAAAAAATAACAGAATAAAATAGTACGGTAAAGTTAAAAATCCGTAATACACCTTAACAGCCTGATTGTACAGGAAATAAAACATGTGTTTAAAGTAATTTAACATATTGTTCTGATTTAATTAAAAAAATGTTAAAACTTTCTTAAACACCCCGCCTTTAAAGTCAGGATACCTTTGCACATCTGATTGAAAGAAACCTCATAATCATCTATCATCATGAAAATCAAAGAGGTTTCTGTGCTAACATCAAAAAATTAATAATATAGATCTTCGGAAGAAATGAAAAAAGTAAAGATTGTACTGGGATTATTGTTTTTAGGGCTTGGGACAATGGCATATGCACAGACCACGCAGGCTTCTATTGTAGGGAAAGTTACCGGGCCGGGAAGTACGGCTCAGGAAAAAGTGAAAGTAACGATTGTGAATGAATCCACAGGATTCAGAACGGAAACTGAAACGAACTCAAAAGGGGAGTATATTTTTAAAGAGATTCCTCTGGGAGGCCCTTACACAGTCATTGTAAACGATGATAAAAAAGAAGGCTACAATGTCAACTTCGGTGATCAGGTGACCGTGAATATGGATCTGGGAAATGAGAAACATATTGAAGAAGTAAAGATTACCGGAAACCTTAAAAACAAGATCGGGAACCTGGGAGCGGCTACCGCTATTTCTGCCAAAAACATCAGCATGCTTCCGGTGAACGGACGAAACTTTGCCAATCTTGCCGAATTGTCGCCGTTAAGCGGAAAAGGAGGAAACCTTTCCGGGCAGCTGGGATCTTCCACCAATTTTACAATTGATGGAATGACGGCCAAAAACCCTACCTCTGCAGGAGCGACAACCAGCCGCAGCGGTGCCCCTTTCTCAATCTCCATTGAAGCGGTACGTGAATTCAAAATTACCACCAACCAATATGATGTGACATTGGGAAGAAGCGGTGGTGGAACTGTAAGTGCCGTTACCAAATCAGGAACCAATAAGTTTTCCGGAAGTGCATGGGAGTATTTAAGAACCAACTGGCTTTCCAGCCCATATGATATCAGGGGAAACAAAAGAGATAATGATTTCTCTACGTCGCAGTTCGGATTTTCATTGGGAGGGCCTATTATTAAAAATAAACTGCATTTCTTCGCAGCATGGGATCATCAGCTGGATTCAAGACCCTTGGTGATTGCGGATATCAAGTCTCCGGATGATGAGAAGAGGTTCAATACGACTACGCAGACGCTTAATCAGTTTCTGGATATTGCAAGAGCCAAGTATGGGGTAGGCAGCAGCCCGCAATTCGGAACGTTTGACAAAGTGAGAAATTCTGATGCTGCATTTTTGCGTTTAGACTGGCAGATCAATGAAAAAAACCTATTAACATTAAGAAATAACTTTACGTACGACCTTAATAAAAACGGTCTTGGTGACAATACCAATATCAACTTCTTTGAATCTTATGGAAATGATAAAAACCTGGATAACAGTTTATTGTTAACCTTAAGATCCAACCTGAAATCTAACCTCACCAACGAATTAAAGGCTCAGTACCTGTACACCTTTCAGGACAGTTACCAGAACAATCAGTTAGGAAAACCTGTACCGAGAGCCATTGTTGAAGGAGTGGCTTCAAGTGCGGGATCTACCAATATCCAGATCGGGGGACACCGTTTTGCGCAGGAAAGCTTCAGAAATAATGTATTCCAGGTAGTAGATAACTTATATTACAATACAGATAAGGTAAAATATACATTCGGAGCAGATTTAATGTATACAACTGCAAAATCCGTGTATGGAAGTGAAGTGAACGGAAGATTCCATTTTCAGGGAATGAGTAATTTCGATGCGATGACGCCTTACAGATTCTACAGAGAAGTTCCTCTGATGGCAGATCCGTCTGTAAGATCAAATATCTGGAATATCGGAGTGTATGGTCAGTTTCAGACTAAAGTGGCAAAAGGTCTTGACTTAATGGCTGGTTTAAGATTAGACTACGGCGGCTATCCGAAAGCGGAATTCAACCAGAAATTATTTGATGAAATGGGAATCCGAACAGATAATAAAATCAAATCATTCGTTATTCAGCCAAGATTTCAGTTTGACTGGAACATCAATGAAGGAAATAAGGACTTCCTGAAGTTTGGTGCCGGAATTTTCTCTTCCGATATCAACAACTATATGATCATCAATAACCTTGTATTCGATGGGAAGCACCTTGCTACAGTGGATGTAAATCCTACAGCAATTGGTCTTACTCCTGATTTTAACAGCTACAGAAATGATTATGGATCAGTTCCGTCACTTTCCCAGTACCAGATTCCAACCATTAACTATACAGGGAAAGATGCAAAAATTCCAATCGTTTATAAAGCAAATATGTCCTATACCCATTTCTTCAATGAAAGATTCAGAGCAGGAATTGCAGGATACATGGCTTTAGGTAGAAATAATTACTATTATTATGACAGAAACATGGTAGCCAATCCTTTCTTTACATTATCGAATGAAGGGGGAAGAGGTGTATTCATTCCTACAACTGCCATTACCAATAACGCCAATAACAGTGTAAGTTTCGACTGGAAAGCAGGAAGAATCAATAAAAATTTTGGTAGAGTACTGGAGTTGGTAAGTGATGGTAAAGTCAATCAGTTTTCATTTGTAATCGATACAAGTTACCGTTACTGGAAGGATGGAGAAATCACAGCAAGCTACACATGGTCTGACATCAAAGACAATACTTCATACAACGGAAACGTTGCCAATTCCGCTACATTGTCTACCATGATACAAAGTGACCCAAGAGATTTAAGAATGACCTATTCTGACAATCAGTTCCGTAATAAAGTAGTGATCTATGGTAACTCTCCTACCATTGCCGGATTTACTTTAGGAATCAGATATTCAGGAATCGGGGGAACGCGCTTCTCTGCTACTACAGGAGGAAATATCAACGGAGACTTCGTAGATTCCAATGATCTTGCTTTTATCTTCCCGAATCTTACCAAAGCTATTCTGGACGATCCTCAGGTAGGACAGGCGCTGAAAGATTATATCAACGAGTACAACGGTAAAATTGCTGAGCGTAACGGAGGTAAAAACGGATTCTATGGTGTTTGGGATGTACGTGTAGCGAAGAAAATAAAATTTGATAAAGTAGGTGCTTTTGAACTTTCTGTCGATATCTTCAACGTAGCCAACCTTCTTAACAAAGAATGGGGCGTAAACAAATCATACGGCAATACTTCTTTGTATAAAGTAACTAAGTTTAACAAGGATACCATGCAGTACGAATACACGAAAAACGTGAGTGGAGGAGGTTTGGTTCCTCTATCCGGAAATCCATACCAGATTCAGATCGGAGCGAAGTATTCTTTCTAATATCTGTTTTAAACCACTGAAGACATAAAAGAAAATAAGCTGTTTATAGCAGTGTTCTGTTAGCAGTAATCAGAAAATCTTTTATGTCTTTGGTGGTTTTTATTTGGTAATAACTACCTTTATCAGGAAGTTTTACGGCTTTATTTTTAATAATTTAAATTATATTATGAAAAATTTTATCTTAGGGTTAGCAGTTTTAAGTACAGTTATGATGAAAGCACAAACCCAAATTATTGCCCACAGAGGGTATTTCCAGGCTCAGCCTCCTACAACAGAAAATTCACTTCGATCTTTGGAAAATGCCCAGAAGCTGAAAATATACGGGTCTGAATTTGATGTAAGAATGACAAAAGATGGCGTATTGGTGATCAATCATGATGAGCATCACGGTAATATGGAAATTTCAGACACTGCCTTCAAAGACCTGGAAGCTGTGAAATTATCCAACGGGGAAAATTTTCCTACTTTAAAAGAGTATTTAAAACAGGGGAAAAAAGATAAATCCCTGAAGCTGATCGTGGAAATCAAGCCGGCCAAAACACCGGAAATTGAAAATGAAATCACTCAGAAGACGATCAGAATGATCAAAGATATGAAGCTGGAATCTCAGAGTGAGTTTATCTCTTTCAGCCTGAATATCTGTAAAGAGATCAAAAAACTGGCTCCTGCTTTTAAAGTGCAGTACCTGAATGGTGAACTTTCCCCCGAACAGATCAAAAAGGAAGGTTTGGACGGAATGGATTACCACTACAGCGTTTTCCAGAAAAATCCGGCCTGGATTGCCGAAGCAAAGGCTTTAGGACTAATCACCAATGCCTGGACAGTGAATGATGTTGCCGTTTTCGATGAGCTGAAAAAGCAGGGAATCGGGTTTGTAACCACCAATATTCCTGATCAGTTAAAGGATAAATAACGATAAATATCCTTTATCAATAGTACAACTGAAGAACGGAATATTCCCCTCCCCTGGAGGGGTGGCAAAAATTCAAAGAATTTTTGACGGGGTGGTTTACAACACTTCTTAGTTAAACCAGCAATAATCATAATTTACAAAGTCTGCCTCTTTTTAAGGGGCAGACTTTTCATTTTTTAATGGTTGACTTACAATTACCGCAGAAATCAAAAAAGATTAAAAATTAAATTTAATTATATGGTTATAAATCAAATAGTTAAATGTTTTATGTGGTATTATCTCAAAGCAAGACAATAAAGATACATTAATCTGATCGTGTGATGATATTAATAATACGTAATTATTTTAAATTTCTGATAATCAATATTTTATTTAATATTGTTAAGGGTGGATTAATATACTGTTTAATAAATTTTTAAGAAACGTTAAAGTTATGTTAAGGTCATCCTTGTTATGTAGGTCTAATTTTGCGCAAACAAAAAGGAAATGCGTAAAGAGACACAGAAACTGGTGGTTTTGTCGCTGTTAGGATTCGTCAGCGTCAATCTGGCCGCCCAGCAGAAAGCAAAGAAAGACACCGTTAAAGGGCTTGATGAAGTGGTGGTTACTGCCTTGGGGATCAAGAGGCACGACAGAGCCTTGGGATATGTTGCCGAAAAAGTAGAAGCCAAAACATTTGAAGAAACCCAAAACAACAACTGGGCACAATCCATGGAA of the Chryseobacterium aureum genome contains:
- a CDS encoding type II toxin-antitoxin system RelE/ParE family toxin yields the protein MAKRKVIWTVKANKERKEILEYWILRNNSKIFSIKLNKLILYNVGLLADHPTIGRKTDIEKVRVKIVRDYLIFYEFSSSELTILSIWDGRRENKK
- a CDS encoding glycerophosphodiester phosphodiesterase family protein — protein: MKNFILGLAVLSTVMMKAQTQIIAHRGYFQAQPPTTENSLRSLENAQKLKIYGSEFDVRMTKDGVLVINHDEHHGNMEISDTAFKDLEAVKLSNGENFPTLKEYLKQGKKDKSLKLIVEIKPAKTPEIENEITQKTIRMIKDMKLESQSEFISFSLNICKEIKKLAPAFKVQYLNGELSPEQIKKEGLDGMDYHYSVFQKNPAWIAEAKALGLITNAWTVNDVAVFDELKKQGIGFVTTNIPDQLKDK
- a CDS encoding TonB-dependent receptor, yielding MKKVKIVLGLLFLGLGTMAYAQTTQASIVGKVTGPGSTAQEKVKVTIVNESTGFRTETETNSKGEYIFKEIPLGGPYTVIVNDDKKEGYNVNFGDQVTVNMDLGNEKHIEEVKITGNLKNKIGNLGAATAISAKNISMLPVNGRNFANLAELSPLSGKGGNLSGQLGSSTNFTIDGMTAKNPTSAGATTSRSGAPFSISIEAVREFKITTNQYDVTLGRSGGGTVSAVTKSGTNKFSGSAWEYLRTNWLSSPYDIRGNKRDNDFSTSQFGFSLGGPIIKNKLHFFAAWDHQLDSRPLVIADIKSPDDEKRFNTTTQTLNQFLDIARAKYGVGSSPQFGTFDKVRNSDAAFLRLDWQINEKNLLTLRNNFTYDLNKNGLGDNTNINFFESYGNDKNLDNSLLLTLRSNLKSNLTNELKAQYLYTFQDSYQNNQLGKPVPRAIVEGVASSAGSTNIQIGGHRFAQESFRNNVFQVVDNLYYNTDKVKYTFGADLMYTTAKSVYGSEVNGRFHFQGMSNFDAMTPYRFYREVPLMADPSVRSNIWNIGVYGQFQTKVAKGLDLMAGLRLDYGGYPKAEFNQKLFDEMGIRTDNKIKSFVIQPRFQFDWNINEGNKDFLKFGAGIFSSDINNYMIINNLVFDGKHLATVDVNPTAIGLTPDFNSYRNDYGSVPSLSQYQIPTINYTGKDAKIPIVYKANMSYTHFFNERFRAGIAGYMALGRNNYYYYDRNMVANPFFTLSNEGGRGVFIPTTAITNNANNSVSFDWKAGRINKNFGRVLELVSDGKVNQFSFVIDTSYRYWKDGEITASYTWSDIKDNTSYNGNVANSATLSTMIQSDPRDLRMTYSDNQFRNKVVIYGNSPTIAGFTLGIRYSGIGGTRFSATTGGNINGDFVDSNDLAFIFPNLTKAILDDPQVGQALKDYINEYNGKIAERNGGKNGFYGVWDVRVAKKIKFDKVGAFELSVDIFNVANLLNKEWGVNKSYGNTSLYKVTKFNKDTMQYEYTKNVSGGGLVPLSGNPYQIQIGAKYSF
- the ligA gene encoding NAD-dependent DNA ligase LigA, whose product is MSENIQQKIEQLRKELHQHNENYYLLDTPTISDFEFDMLLEELQNLEAQYPEFYDENSPTVRVGGGVTKVFPTIQHKFRMYSLDNSYDFDDLEDWEKRIIKTIDDPVEFVAELKYDGASISILYENGKLAQAVTRGDGFQGDEITPNVRTISDIPLTLKGDFPNHFFMRGEIYLTRKNFDKLNVLREEEGLDPFMNPRNTASGSLKMQDSAEVRKRGLSSVLYQFISDEVPAETHWELLQKAKSWGFKTSQQAKLCKTMAEVQEFITFWDTERHNLPFEIDGIVLKVNSLQQQRQLGYTAKSPRWAMAYKFKAEKVETELQSVSYQVGRTGAITPVANLKPVLLAGTIVKRASLHNEDIIKKLDLHENDFVYVEKGGEIIPKIVGVNTDKRTEESKEIEYIRNCPECGTELVKIEDQAIHFCPNELHCPPQVVGRMIHYVSRKALNIDNLGSETIEQLYRERLIENPADFYVLTKEQLLPLERMAEKSAQNIITGIEKSKEVPFEKVLYGIGIKHVGETVAKKLVKNFPTIEELKNATVEELCQVEDIGAKIAVSIVEFFQNSENVLMIERLKSYGVQLEKGESTNEVLSNVLEGKTFLFTGKLSLFTRESAEEMVEKHGGKNISAVSKNLNYLVVGEKAGSKLKKAQDIGTIHILDEQQFLDLIEKQ